TTGACAAAAACAGCTTAGAAAAGTTGATAAGCAAGAACTTGATGCAATCAAGTTCCAGAAGCTGCTTCGCATTTCTAAACCACTACGTCGAACACACACTCCTAGATCAGTCAAATTAGACTTTTACCACATTTTAGACGTGTAATATCGCGTTTAAACCCCACAATATGCACAGAACGCATCCTCTGCTCGCCCAGGCCTAAACTATCCCAAACTCCAGAGCACGTGGTTGTTTTGAAGGCTTTTGTTTGAGTTTTCAGTCCGGATGGGATCTATTTCTCAACCGCAGAAAAAACCCTCCGGGATACAGCAACAAACACAGGAGCTGTTTTGCTTTGCACCGGGAGTGACATAACATTTGCAACCTGTTAGCTGGCTCGCCTGGTTAGTTGAGGAACTAGTTTATTGAGTCGAGCTGTCGGGGGAGTAGAGAGAGGGGTTGTGCGTGGAGGCGACCCCATCTTCCCTGAACTTTTTAACCAACTTTTCTATGCTGTTACACAAGCTAAAGTGCATCTGTTTTCATGCAAACATTAAAAACGATGCATGTGCTGCAAACGCTGCGCGTCCGATAGGAAAACATTTAGTtagctgatgatgatgatgatggtagtgatgatgatggtgatgagcTTGTGCTTACAGCTTTCAGATCCAGCACTCCGTCCTTTGCTTCCTGCAGCAGAGTCACAAATTTAGTCGTGAGCAGTCCGAGACTTTTCTCGTGGCGACTGGGGGTCTGCGGCTGCATCGAGTCTCCCATTGCTCCCAGTTCGTTTCTTCCGGTCTCTAAATCCATCAAGTTGCTTTTAAAGTATGGTTCGATTCCCTCAGTTCTCTTTCCGGTTGGTTTATGTCTGTATATTTAAGGCTTTCTGCTGTTATATCGCTGACAGCACCGCTTCTGCCGCCCAAACGCTCGCTTCCCGTCAACGGCCGGTGATTCCTGAAGCATGGACGGGAAAGTTCACCTCGAAATGAGAGAGTAAAGACCCCCGTTCAGGGACCGGTCCGCTTCAGGACACAGGTTACCCGAACCCAGATGGCCTAACAGAACAGACGCTCTCACGAACACCAAGGCTGAGCTGCTTGAATGACTGAAGCCGTTGAAGGCGCGGTGCATCATGGGATgacctgataaaaaaaaaaatggaaggcTCCTGCATTCTGTCGAACGGCCTGTAGGAGGCGATAAGAACGGCACGTTTAACTCAAGCGGCCACGTGGGGGCCACAGATACCGTTTTTCCCCTCATTGTCATATGATGAATtgaaaaatgcaagtttttttatttgcagtttgtgtttgtgtttgaattAATTAACCCTTTAAAGCAAAAAGGCGCCCgcggttttgtttattttgggtttttttttaacttatttctgTCTGAATTTTCAATTAAGTGTTTTATCTTTAGGCACTGGTTAACTTCTGGctgatagatatatatagacagacagacagacagatagatagatagatagtagcaTATAtactgacagatagatagatagatagatagtatatATTGATAGATACATTAAGCTAATATTGatagatacactaccagtcaaaagtttttgaacggtaagatttttaatattttaaaaaatatatattatatatacatttctgcttaccaagcctgcattatttgatccaaagtacagcaaaagcagtaatattgtgaaatatttttactatttaaaagaactgcagTCTGGGGCCACAGATACCGTTTTTCCCTTCATTGTCATATGATGAATtgaaaaatgcaagtttttttatttgcagtttgtgtttgtgtttgaattAATTAACCCTTTAAAGCAAAAAGGCACCCgcggttttgtttattttgggtTTTTGAACTTATTTCTGTCTGAATTTTCACTTTAAAGTGTTTTATCTTTAGGCACTGGTTAACTTCTGGCtgattgatatatatatagacagacagatagatagatagatagatagatagatagacagatagatagatagatagatagatagtagcaTATAtactgacagatagatagatagtagcaTATAtactgacagatagatagatagatagatagatagacagtagCATATAtactgacagatagatagatagatagatagatagtagcaTATAtactgacagatagatagatagtagcaTATAtactgacagatagatagatagatagatagatagatagtagcaTATAtactgacagacagatagatagatagatagatagatagatagtagtaTATAtactgacagatagatagatagatagatagatagatagatagatagatagatagatagtagcatataatattgtgaaatatttttactatttaaaagaactgcagTCTGGGGCCACAGATACCGTTTTTCCCCTCATTGTCATATGATGAATtgaaaaatgcaagttttttattcgcagtttgtgtttgtgtttgaattAATTAACCCTTTAAAGCAAAAGGGCGCCCgcggttttgtttattttgggtTTTTGAACTTATTTCTGTCTGAATTTTCACTTTAAAGTGTTTTATCTTTAGGCACTGGTTAACTTCTGGCtgattgatatatatatagacagacagatagatagatagatagatagatagatagtagcaTATAtactgacagatagatagatagatagatagtatatATTGATAGATACATTAAGCTAATATTGatagatacactaccagtcaaaagtttttgaacggtaagatttttaatattttaaaaaatatattatatatatacatttctgcttaccaagcctgcattatttgatccaaagtacagcaaaagcagtaatattgtgaaatatttttactatttaaaagaactgcagTCTGGGGCCACAGATACCGTTTTTCCCCTCATTGTCATATGATGAATtgaaaaatgcaagttttttatttgcagtttgtgtttgtgtttgaattAATTAACCCTTTAAAGCAAAAGGGCGCccacggttttgtttattttgggtTTTTGAACTTATTTCTGTCTGAATTTTCACTTTAAAGTGTTTTATCTTTAGGCACTGGTTAACTTCTGGctgatagatatatatagacagacagacagatagatagatagatagatagatagatagatagatagatagatatactgacagatagatagatagatagatagcatatatactgacagatagatagatagatagatagatagatagatagatagatagatagatagatagatagatagtagcaTATAtactgacagatagatagatagatagatagtagcaTATAtactgacagatagatagatagatagatagatagatagtagcaTATAtactgacagatagatagatagatagacagatagatagatagatagatagatagtagcaTATAtactgacagatagatagatagatagatagatagatagatagatagcatatatactgacagatagatagatagatagatagatagatagtagcaTATAtactgacagatagatagatagatagatagatagatagacagatagatagatagatagatagatagtagcaTATAtactgacagatagatagatagatagatagatagatagatagatagatagatagcatatatatatagacagatagatagatagatagatagatagacagatagatagatagatagatagatagatagtagcaTATAtactgacagatagatagatagatagatagatagatagatagatagatagatagatagtatatATTGATAGATACATTAAGCTAATATTGatagatacactaccagtcaaaagtttttgaatggtaagatttttaatatttcaaaaaatatatattatatatacatttctgcttaccaagcctgcattatttgatccaaagtacagcaaaagcagtaatattgtgaaatatttttactatttaaaagaactgcagtctaatttaagatattttaaaatgtaatttattcctgtgatcaaagctacattttcagcatcatttctcctgtctgtagtgtcacatgatccttcagaaatcattctaatatgtgaccctggaccacaaaaccagtcataagtgtcagtttttcaaaattgagctttatacatcatctgaaagctgaataaataagctgaataaataagctaaaaGGGCGCCCgcggttttgtttattttgggtTTTTGAACTTATTTCTGTCTGAATTTTCACTTTAAAGTGTTTTATCTTTAGGCACTGGTTAACTTCTGGctgatagatatatatatagacagacagatagatagatagatagatagatagatagatagatagatagatagatagatagatagatagatagatagatagatagatagatagatagatatatactgacagatagatagatagatagatagatagatagatagatagatagatagatagatagatagactgacagatagatagatagatagatagtagatagatagatagatagatttaaaagatagatagatagatagattttccCCTCagtcatagatagatagatatagatatatactgacagatagatagatagatagatagatagcatatatactgacagatagatagatagatagatagatagatagatagatagatagatagcatatatactgacagatagatagatagatagatagatagatagatagatagatagatagatagagcatATATactgacagatagatatatagatatagatagatagatagatagatatagatagatagatatatacagatagatagatagatagtagcaTATAtactgacagatagatagatagatagatagatagatagatagatagatagatagatagatagatagatagatagtagcaTATAtactgacagatagatagatagatagatagatagatagtagcaTATAtactgacagatagatagatagatagatagtagcaTATAtactgacagatagatagatagatagatagacagatagatagatagatagatagatagtagcaTATAtactgacagatagatagatagatagatagatagtagcaTATAtactgacagatagatagatagacagatagatagatagatagatagatagatagatagatagatagatagatagatagtagcaTATAtactgacagatagatagatagatagatagatagtatatATTGATAGATACATTAAGCTAATATTGatagatacactaccagtcaaaagtttttgaatggtaagatttttaatatttcaaaaaatatatattatatatacatttctgcttaccaagcctgcattatttgatccaaagtacagcaaaagcagtaatattgtgaaatatttttactatttaaaagaactgcagtctaatttaagatattttaaaatgtaatttattcctgtgatcaaagctacattttcagcatcatttctcctgtctgtagtgtcacatgatccttcagaaatcattctaatatgtgaccctggaccacaaaaccagtcataagtgtcagtttttcaaaattgagctttatacatcatctgaaagctgaataaataagctgaataaataagctaaaaGGGCGCCCgcggttttgtttattttgggtTTTTGAACTTATTTCTGTCTGAATTTTCACTTTAAAGTGTTTTATCTTTAGGCACTGGTTAACTTCTGGctgatagatatatatagacagacagatagatagatagatagatagatagatagatagatagataaatagatagatagatagtagcaTATAtactgacagatagatagatagatagatagatagatagatagatagatagatagatagatagtagatagatagacagatatatagactgacagatagatagatagatagatagatagatagatagataaatagatagatagatagatagtagcaTATAtactgacagatagatagatagatagatagatagatagatagatagatagatagatagatagatagcatatatactgacagatagatagatagatagtagcaTATAtactgacagatagatagatagatagatagatagatagcagcATAtactgacagatagatagatagatagacagatagatagatagatagatagatagtagcaTATAtactgacagatagatagatagatagatagacagatagatagatagatagatagatagatagatagatagatagatagtagcaTATAtactgacagatagatagatagatagatagatagtagcaTATAtactgacagatagatagatagatagatagatagatagatagatagatagatagtatatATTGATAGATACATTAAGCTAATATTGatagatacactaccagtcaaaagtttttgaatggtaagatttttaatatttcaaaaaatatatattatatatacatttctgcttaccaagcctgcattatttgatccaaagtacagcaaaagcagtaatattgtgaaatatttttactatttaaaagaactgcagtctaatttaagatattttaaaatgtaatttattcctgtgatcaaagctacattttcagcatcatttctcctgtctgtagtgtcacatgatccttcagaaatcattctaatatgtgaccctggaccacaaaaccagtcataagtgtcagtttttcaaaaaaaaaaagctttatacatcacctgaaagctgaataaataagctttccatcaatgtatggtttgttaggatagggcaatatttggctgagatacaactatttgaatatctggaatctgagggtgcaaaaaattcagaatattgagaaaatcacctttaaagttgtccaaattaagttctttgcaatgcatattactaatcaaaaattaagttttgatatatttacagtaggaaatttacaaaatatcttcatggaacatgatctttacttaatttcctaatgatttttggcataaaagtaaaatctataattttgacccatacaatgtatttttggctgttgctacaaatataccccagtgacttaagactggttttgtggtccagggtcacatatgctgattgctgttcaagaaacatttattattattattattatcattattattatctatatttataacagttgagtacatttattcaggattatctgatgaatagaaaaatccaaagatcagcatttatctgaaataaaaaagcttttgtaacattctaaaagaaagtgatgataaagacatttataatgttataaaagatttctatttcagataaatactgttattttaaactttctgttcatcaaaaaaaaaaaactgaaaatattctactcagctgttttgaacataataatgataataaatgtttttgagcaacaaaccaaaagatcatgtgactgcagtaatgatgctaaaacttcagctttaaaatcacaggaataaattacatttcagattatattcaaatatattaaaaattttactattttttcctgtactttggatcgaataaattcaggcttggtgagcaggagagacttctttaaaaaaacatcagaatcttactgttcaaatacatttgactgttagtgtacattaagaaaataattaagTTCTGTCACTggtcattataaatatatatatattttgatccCCCAGGCGACATGCATCGTGGGAATGTTCAGTGTGTTTGAAGTGGGAGGGCTTATGCGTTACTATCTGAGAATATACGTGAAAGGAGAGCAGTTAACAGCTGGACATCAGTCAGCATGCTGGGCTTTCTGATACTGGTGTGGACATGCATCTTCCTCCTGTTCTTCTTCATCCAAATCCCGAGGCCTAAGAATTTTCCTCCAGGACCTCGTCCTCTGCCATTATTTGGGAATCTGCTGGAGCTAAACATCAACAATCCTCTGAAAGACTTTGAGAGGGTACAgttttacattcttttttttaaacatagcATTAATCACTAAAGAAATACATTAAGAACATCAGTACAGAATGCTTTTAAGAGTTTGGAATATTAATTGCATTGtaaaatatctaataatatGTTACACAACGAGCCACGTCTGATGCCTCAACACTAAACCTTTTAGCTTGCAGATCGCTATGGGAAAGTTTACAGCCTGTACATTGGATCAAGACCTTGGGTGTTTCTTAATGGTTTTGAGGTTTTGAAGGAAGCTCTTGTTACCAAGGCTGTGGACTTTGCAGGACGCCCACAGGACCTCATGGTCAACCATATTACAAAAGGAAGCGGTaaatctaaatgaaaatgaacctTCACTCTTATACCTTTGTACAGACTATGGTTAATCAATATCCTTTTGGGGCTGTTCACTTTGAGTCCCCTATATAGTTCAAAAAGCAATTTTATACCTTATCTGATCTATACACTTAGTATCACTAAGGTCACTAAAGGACATTTACATATTACCGCAGGTGTAATTTTGTCTGACTATGGGCCCAGTTGGAAAGAACACAGACGCTTTGCTCTGATGACCCTGAGGAACTTTGGCTTGGGGAAGCAGTCCATGGAGGAGAGAATTCTGGGAGAGGTTTCACACATTATTGCCAAATTGGAAAAAAGAGTTGGTAATAACGTGCTTATTTTTGTTACATGTTTGTATCTTTTTTGATTGGACATTCAGACTGACGCACATTGTGTTTGTGCAGGAAGCTCCTTTGACCCTCAGACTATGTTCCACAATGCTGCATCAAATATCATCTGTATTGTTCTATTTGGATCCCGTTATGATTACGACGATGAATTCCTCAAGCTATTCATTCACCTCTTTACAGAGAATTCAAAGATTGCCAATGGACCATGGGCCATGGTAAAGCATTTTATCAGTTTATCTTTGAAATGATTATATAAAGAGCTATTAACATATACATTCAGATCAAGTCCAAAAGTCTaaaacataaatgtgaccctggaccacaaaaccagtcgtaagtagcatgggtaaaTTTgcagcagtagccaaaaatacattgtatgggtcaaaatgatagatttttcttttatgccaaaaattgttaggatattaagtaaagatcatgttccattaagatattttgtaaatttcctactgtacatatatcaaaacttaactttggattagaaatatgcattgttaagaacttaatCTAGGTAAAtataaaggcgattttcttaatatttcaaTTTGTTTGCAgatttccagattttcaaatagttgtatctcagccaaacactgtcctatcttaacaaaccatacatcaatggaaagcttatttatactttcagatgatgtataaatctcaatttcaaaaactgacacttatgactggttttgtggtccatggtcacaaataattattcaaataaatgttccaGGATTATGTTATATGATATATAAAGTGGTATTTTAGGCTTTTTATAAAGAAATGTTCTCTGTTTTATTGCAGATATACGATACATTTCCTTTGGTGAGAAGTTTGCCTCTGCCCTTTAAGAAGGCCTTCATAAATGCCCACAAAGCCAGAGAAATGTGTGAAGAATTGGTCAACGAGCACAAAAAGACAAGAGTCCCAAGAGAGCCTAGAGACTTCATTGACTGTTATTTGGATGAGCTTGATAAGGTGTGTTTCTGCATCTGTGATGGTATTTTTTTAGGAATGCACAATACTGGTACCATATTGGTTATATTGGatattagagtttttttttaaatttatcgatatatattttatgtttaattgcGCATGACCACttcctctatttttttttaatactcacttaaagttaatattttaaacacgaATACCTTAAAGAAGTTGCTCATttccagaaccaaaatttacagataatttactcgcccccttgtcattcaagatgttcatgtctttcttttttcagttgtaaagaaattatgttttttgaagaaaatattttaggatttctctctatatagtggacttctatggtgcccatgagtttgaacttccaaaatgcagtttaaatgcaacttcaaagagctataaacgatcccagccaaggaagatgGGTCTTAGCTAGCataacaatctgttattttctaaaagaaattacaatttctttactttttttaagagttcacacagagctacacaagatgagcatttgaggttaaaaagtatataaattgtattttttttttaagaaaataacctatcgttttgctagataagacccttcttcctcagctgcaccatagaagtccactatatggagagaaatccttaaatgttttcctcaaaaaacataatttctttaaggccaaggttgccaggttttcacaacaaaacccgcccaattgctacacAAAACTAGCCCACAACTAGCCCAGTCACATTTTGGAGGGGGTCTCCTGGTATAAAAAATCGCGTTCAGTAGGCTAAATGTCACATTACTGGGGTCACTTGAACCTGAgagcatgaaaaacaaacagcaacaacaatgtTAAAGTAGTCAAATTCTGCTGGAAAATCGTGGACTTGGCATCAAtgcttaaggctaacatatgtatactaaaagccaaaaaactttacatttaactgttaaatgtaatctttagcaaatTTAAAACTGAATATCCATTTTCGTATTGTATAATGTTGCAATGCCGAAACTCAcatgtagcatttaaaatggtttttagtgttttatttttaatttaattaaacaaaacactctAGAATTTTTAATACTTATTGGTTATCGGccataacataaaaatatgtactgtttattaGTATCATCTCTGgtatattttttactaaatat
The sequence above is drawn from the Labeo rohita strain BAU-BD-2019 chromosome 25, IGBB_LRoh.1.0, whole genome shotgun sequence genome and encodes:
- the LOC127156684 gene encoding cytochrome P450 2F2-like isoform X1, whose product is MLGFLILVWTCIFLLFFFIQIPRPKNFPPGPRPLPLFGNLLELNINNPLKDFERLADRYGKVYSLYIGSRPWVFLNGFEVLKEALVTKAVDFAGRPQDLMVNHITKGSGVILSDYGPSWKEHRRFALMTLRNFGLGKQSMEERILGEVSHIIAKLEKRVGSSFDPQTMFHNAASNIICIVLFGSRYDYDDEFLKLFIHLFTENSKIANGPWAMIYDTFPLVRSLPLPFKKAFINAHKAREMCEELVNEHKKTRVPREPRDFIDCYLDELDKRGNDGSSFSEAQLILYVLDLHFAGTDTTSNTLLTAFLYLMTYPEVQARCQKEIDEVLEGKDHASYEDRHYMPYTMAVIHEVQRVANTVPLSVFHCTTKDTTLMGYNIPKGTFVIPNLTSVLKDEGQWKFPHEFNPANFLNDQGQFVKPEAFMPFSTGTRICLGEGLARMELFLVIVTLLRRYQFVWPDDAGEPDYTPVYGVTLTPKPYRMHIRRRETVRLG
- the LOC127156684 gene encoding cytochrome P450 2F2-like isoform X2; the encoded protein is MLGFLILVWTCIFLLFFFIQIPRPKNFPPGPRPLPLFGNLLELNINNPLKDFERLADRYGKVYSLYIGSRPWVFLNGFEVLKEALVTKAVDFAGRPQDLMVNHITKGSGVILSDYGPSWKEHRRFALMTLRNFGLGKQSMEERILGEVSHIIAKLEKRVGSSFDPQTMFHNAASNIICIVLFGSRYDYDDEFLKLFIHLFTENSKIANGPWAMIYDTFPLVRSLPLPFKKAFINAHKAREMCEELVNEHKKTRVPREPRDFIDCYLDELDKRGNDGSSFSEAQLILYVLDLHFAGTDTTSNTLLTAFLYLMTYPEVQARCQKEIDEVLEGKDHASYEDRHYMPYTMAVIHEVQRVANTVPLSVFHCTTKDTTLMGYNIPKGTVIIPNLSTVLKEEGQWKFPHEFNPANFLNEQGQFQKPEAFIPFSTGPRVCLGEGLARMELFLVFVTLLRRFQFVWPEDAGEPDYTPVYGITMTPKPYRMHIRHRETVRQ